A stretch of the Gemmatimonadota bacterium genome encodes the following:
- the bshB1 gene encoding bacillithiol biosynthesis deacetylase BshB1 gives MDRGLDLLVIMAHPDDAELLCGGALIKSAAAGKRVGVLDLTAGEMGSSGSIEQRAAEAARAADIMGLAERWNAGLPDAALENDNESRHIVVEHLRALRPRVVVTHWKVGLHRDHRIASELVRDACFLSALKKLDVTGEPLRPTKLIHATAFREDAVPPDFVVDISEHIDAKLEAINAYESQFEGVSQAGEAFPGGDRPLIDQIRAQLAHYGSLIRVPYGEPFRVDEALEVGDLAELGVSTF, from the coding sequence ATGGACAGGGGGCTTGACCTTCTGGTCATCATGGCCCACCCCGACGATGCGGAACTCCTCTGCGGGGGCGCGCTCATCAAAAGCGCCGCCGCCGGAAAGCGAGTCGGCGTTCTCGACCTCACGGCCGGCGAGATGGGCAGCTCCGGATCGATTGAGCAGCGCGCTGCGGAGGCCGCTCGAGCGGCGGATATCATGGGCCTCGCTGAACGATGGAACGCGGGACTTCCCGATGCGGCGCTCGAGAACGACAACGAGTCCCGCCACATCGTCGTGGAGCATCTCAGGGCACTCCGGCCGAGGGTCGTCGTCACGCACTGGAAGGTCGGCCTCCACCGGGACCACCGGATCGCGAGCGAGCTCGTGCGAGATGCTTGCTTCTTGAGCGCGCTCAAGAAGCTCGACGTGACGGGTGAGCCGTTACGTCCCACGAAGCTCATCCACGCGACCGCGTTCCGCGAAGACGCCGTCCCCCCCGACTTCGTCGTTGACATCAGCGAACACATCGATGCGAAGCTCGAGGCGATCAACGCCTACGAGTCTCAGTTCGAAGGTGTCAGCCAGGCCGGGGAAGCTTTCCCTGGCGGTGACCGACCGCTCATCGATCAGATCCGTGCCCAACTCGCGCACTACGGGTCGCTGATTCGGGTCCCGTACGGTGAGCCCTTCCGTGTCGACGAGGCGCTCGAGGTCGGCGACCTCGCCGAGCTAGGGGTGTCGACCTTCTGA
- a CDS encoding TolC family protein, translated as MRICARAIVLIAAVSAAPTAAQEAVPSSLSLADALEIARGNNPTFLQARNDEALADWDVRQAYGALLPTASAFSGVSWQGAGETLGFGSLTLADLGFANQPSYYFSNYNVGLNFSLDWAKLKAPSQARALRGATVAQIRVAEANLASQVTNAYVDLLRRQEGLRLAEQQLESSRFNLRLAQGQLEVGQVTPIDVGQAEVQVGRSEVTELQARNALSTARIRVLQQLGLPVSQDFELSTVFELSEPTWTLEQLTDMALRQNPTLEARRRSKESADIGVSSARSAYLPSLSIQTGWSGFTRQASSTDFQVAQAQAQVAGSVAQCVQTNNLYARLADPLPALDCSRLVFTDAQRQAITDQNSAFPFSFQGSPPQVSLGLSIPIFQGLSRQRNLEAARLQRDDLGYQVREQELALDADISIGLANVRTAYQSALLEERNRVLAEQQLGLARERYRLSAITFIELVDAQTVFAQADQDRVMAVFAYHDTVTSLEALVGSSLRN; from the coding sequence ATGAGGATCTGCGCGCGGGCGATCGTGCTCATCGCCGCGGTATCAGCGGCGCCGACGGCAGCCCAAGAAGCGGTTCCGAGCAGCCTCTCACTGGCAGACGCGCTCGAGATCGCACGAGGCAACAACCCGACTTTCCTTCAGGCCCGGAACGACGAGGCGCTCGCGGATTGGGACGTGCGTCAAGCGTACGGGGCGCTGCTGCCGACGGCGTCCGCGTTCTCGGGCGTCTCATGGCAAGGGGCCGGCGAGACGCTTGGGTTCGGAAGCCTGACGCTCGCGGACCTGGGATTCGCCAACCAGCCGTCGTACTACTTCTCGAACTACAACGTCGGCCTGAACTTCTCGCTCGACTGGGCGAAGCTGAAAGCGCCGTCGCAGGCGCGGGCCCTACGCGGAGCCACGGTCGCACAGATCAGGGTTGCGGAGGCGAATCTCGCCTCGCAGGTGACCAACGCCTATGTCGACTTGCTTCGACGGCAGGAAGGCCTGCGGCTCGCCGAGCAACAGCTCGAGAGCAGCCGATTCAATCTGCGGCTGGCCCAGGGCCAGCTGGAAGTCGGTCAGGTGACCCCGATCGATGTCGGTCAGGCGGAGGTTCAGGTCGGGCGCTCGGAGGTCACCGAACTTCAGGCGCGCAACGCGCTCTCCACAGCCCGCATCCGGGTACTCCAGCAGCTCGGCCTGCCCGTGAGCCAGGACTTCGAGCTGTCGACGGTATTCGAGCTCTCCGAGCCGACGTGGACACTCGAGCAGCTCACTGACATGGCCCTGAGGCAGAACCCGACTCTCGAAGCCAGACGGCGCTCGAAGGAATCTGCCGACATCGGCGTCAGCTCAGCGCGCTCGGCGTACCTGCCCTCACTCTCCATCCAAACAGGATGGAGCGGATTCACGCGCCAGGCGAGCTCGACGGACTTCCAGGTCGCTCAGGCCCAGGCTCAGGTGGCTGGATCCGTCGCTCAATGTGTCCAGACGAACAACCTGTATGCGCGGCTCGCCGACCCGCTACCCGCGCTCGATTGTTCGCGCCTGGTATTCACGGACGCACAGCGGCAGGCGATCACCGACCAGAACAGCGCTTTCCCGTTCAGCTTCCAGGGCTCTCCACCGCAAGTGTCCCTCGGCCTGAGCATCCCAATCTTCCAGGGCTTGAGCCGGCAGAGGAACCTCGAGGCGGCCCGCCTTCAGCGCGATGATCTAGGGTATCAGGTCCGCGAGCAGGAGTTGGCGCTCGACGCAGACATTTCCATAGGCCTTGCCAACGTGCGGACAGCGTATCAGAGCGCCTTGCTGGAAGAACGAAACCGGGTGCTCGCGGAGCAGCAGTTGGGTCTCGCGCGGGAACGGTACCGCTTGAGCGCGATCACCTTCATCGAGCTCGTCGACGCGCAGACCGTATTCGCACAGGCGGACCAAGACCGCGTCATGGCGGTGTTCGCCTACCACGACACTGTGACAAGCCTGGAGGCGCTCGTGGGCTCCTCCCTCAGAAACTAG
- a CDS encoding creatininase family protein, with translation MTSFALDALSWPEISRAIARDPRLILAVGAMDQHGPHLPLGANVLIADRVARAVSQRLGILRAPTFSYGVLMGGGPFAGTTGLRRKTLHRAINELLAQWEDGGVSEFVIITAHRYEPHLEALLMALTDASTNSVYDLYQIDVRDVLESDPESEHGGELETSLLLHLAPELVHMDEVEDFVPDAKALRRYTRGRVPAPPPESRGVVGRPKRGTPEKGAALFERYVQEIATALEGRPTNDANAWRARG, from the coding sequence GTGACTTCATTCGCACTCGACGCACTGAGCTGGCCGGAGATCAGCCGGGCGATCGCCAGAGACCCTCGATTGATTCTCGCGGTAGGCGCAATGGACCAACACGGCCCTCACCTCCCTTTGGGAGCAAACGTCCTCATCGCGGACCGCGTCGCCCGGGCCGTTTCGCAGCGACTAGGCATTCTACGCGCTCCGACCTTCTCCTACGGGGTTTTGATGGGCGGAGGTCCCTTTGCCGGTACCACGGGGCTTCGCCGCAAGACGCTCCACCGCGCGATCAACGAACTGCTCGCACAGTGGGAGGACGGCGGCGTTTCCGAGTTCGTGATCATCACGGCGCATCGGTACGAACCACACTTGGAGGCACTATTGATGGCGCTGACGGACGCGTCAACCAACAGCGTGTATGACCTCTACCAGATCGACGTCCGCGATGTCCTCGAGTCGGATCCGGAGAGCGAACACGGTGGTGAGCTGGAAACCTCGCTTCTACTACACCTCGCACCCGAGCTTGTCCACATGGACGAAGTCGAGGACTTCGTACCGGATGCCAAGGCGCTGCGAAGGTACACGCGCGGCAGAGTGCCTGCACCCCCGCCCGAATCTCGGGGCGTCGTCGGCCGCCCGAAGCGAGGTACGCCCGAGAAGGGAGCAGCGCTTTTCGAGCGATACGTGCAGGAAATCGCCACTGCGCTAGAAGGGAGGCCGACGAACGATGCGAACGCATGGCGCGCGCGCGGGTAG
- a CDS encoding cysteine desulfurase, with the protein MHPVYLDYAATTPMRSEVREAMDPYLSDTFGNPSSLHRWGRKASAALEEARAVAAEALGSQPGEIFFTRGGTESDNLAVLGRCRAISLEGVVPTLAISAVEHPAVYDTARWAESRGELRLVILPVHPDGTIDLDPLRVALKDGPTVVSVMWVNNEIGLLLPIPEIATLVEELGGTLHTDAVQAIGKVPVSTTYPGIRLLTATAHKIYGPRGTGLLYVREGTEIAPLLHGGGQEGALRPGTEDVAGAIGFATALRLAVEEQAEEAMRLGALRDAFESRVLAQIDDVRINGGAARRSPSISSLGIDGADGGLLLNALDLEGVATSGGSACASGSSAASHVISALFGPDDTKATVRFSMGRSSSEADVSRAVAVLAEVVGRVRGLEEVS; encoded by the coding sequence ATGCACCCCGTCTACCTCGACTACGCCGCGACGACGCCGATGCGCTCAGAGGTACGAGAGGCGATGGATCCTTACCTCTCCGATACGTTCGGCAACCCCTCCAGCCTGCATCGATGGGGTCGGAAGGCCTCCGCGGCCCTGGAGGAAGCGCGAGCCGTCGCCGCAGAAGCCCTTGGCTCGCAACCGGGTGAGATCTTTTTCACACGGGGCGGCACCGAGTCCGACAACCTCGCGGTCCTCGGCCGCTGCCGGGCGATCTCCCTGGAGGGCGTCGTGCCCACGCTGGCGATCAGCGCCGTCGAACACCCCGCCGTGTACGACACCGCTCGCTGGGCAGAGTCGAGGGGGGAGCTCCGGCTGGTGATCCTCCCGGTCCACCCGGACGGAACCATTGATCTAGACCCCCTTCGCGTCGCGTTGAAGGACGGACCGACTGTGGTGTCCGTCATGTGGGTGAACAACGAGATCGGCTTGTTGCTCCCGATTCCGGAGATCGCCACGCTGGTAGAGGAGCTCGGGGGCACGCTACACACCGACGCGGTACAGGCGATCGGGAAGGTGCCGGTGTCGACGACGTACCCCGGTATCCGCCTTCTCACCGCCACCGCACACAAGATCTATGGACCGAGGGGAACCGGGCTGCTCTACGTACGAGAGGGAACTGAGATCGCGCCTCTGCTCCATGGTGGCGGCCAGGAAGGGGCACTGCGTCCGGGGACCGAGGACGTAGCGGGCGCCATCGGGTTCGCGACTGCACTCCGCCTGGCCGTTGAAGAGCAGGCCGAGGAGGCGATGCGCCTCGGAGCACTGCGGGACGCGTTCGAGAGCCGCGTACTAGCTCAGATCGACGACGTGCGGATCAACGGGGGCGCAGCGCGGCGGAGCCCGAGCATCTCCAGCCTGGGGATCGACGGGGCTGACGGTGGCTTGTTGCTCAACGCGCTCGACCTCGAAGGCGTGGCCACCTCCGGCGGGTCGGCGTGTGCGAGCGGCAGTAGCGCAGCAAGCCACGTGATCAGCGCGCTATTCGGTCCAGACGATACGAAGGCGACAGTGCGATTCTCGATGGGTCGGAGTTCGAGCGAAGCAGACGTGTCGCGGGCGGTGGCAGTGCTCGCGGAAGTAGTCGGCCGGGTACGCGGGCTCGAAGAGGTGTCATGA
- a CDS encoding ABC transporter permease, with the protein MQIWEGITLAMNQLRSEKLKTFFSLLGVIMGVMFLIVVVTVVEGLDRYVREDVTSQIFGINTVTVRRWPESDVNSDDEVWRERLRSPRLRYEDADAIRARLTIPARIAVESSTGSDAIGDNGRTATGVRVTGASPEMFAIRNLKIARGRAFTQQEADRGIPVLVLGKETAEVIFQDLDPIGRTVRLRGFPYRVIGVLEERGSIFGQSLDNFAVAPARSPIQSVTNPRGVIDEVIIQALNPDQVREIQLEVEGIMRSRRQLRPHQANNFGAETAEDAISFWDNISRVLFTALPGLVAISLVVGGIVIMNIMLVSVMERTREIGVRKALGARRRDIMSQVLIESITLSTVGAMFGVAAGLGIATLIAAVSPLPAAVSLKWIIVGVGLGTSVGITAGVYPASQASKLNPVDALRYE; encoded by the coding sequence GTGCAGATCTGGGAGGGTATCACGCTCGCGATGAACCAGCTCCGCAGCGAGAAGCTGAAGACGTTCTTCAGCCTGCTCGGGGTGATCATGGGCGTCATGTTCCTCATCGTCGTCGTGACGGTCGTGGAGGGCCTCGACCGGTACGTTCGCGAAGACGTCACGTCTCAGATCTTCGGCATCAACACCGTCACGGTCCGGCGCTGGCCCGAGTCCGACGTAAACTCCGACGATGAGGTTTGGCGGGAGCGTCTGAGAAGCCCACGGCTCCGGTACGAGGATGCGGACGCGATCCGGGCACGACTGACGATTCCGGCGCGCATCGCGGTGGAGAGCAGCACGGGTTCCGACGCCATCGGCGACAACGGACGCACGGCAACCGGGGTCCGAGTCACCGGCGCCTCCCCTGAGATGTTTGCAATTCGCAATCTGAAGATCGCGCGCGGCCGGGCCTTCACCCAGCAGGAGGCCGACCGTGGGATCCCGGTCCTGGTGCTCGGCAAGGAGACCGCCGAGGTCATCTTCCAGGACCTGGACCCGATTGGGCGAACCGTACGACTGCGCGGCTTCCCCTATCGTGTCATCGGAGTGCTGGAAGAGCGAGGCTCGATTTTCGGCCAGTCGCTCGACAACTTCGCGGTGGCTCCAGCCCGATCCCCGATTCAGTCGGTCACGAACCCCCGGGGAGTCATCGACGAAGTCATCATCCAGGCGCTCAACCCTGACCAGGTCCGGGAGATCCAGCTCGAGGTCGAAGGCATCATGCGGTCGCGCCGGCAACTGAGGCCGCATCAGGCGAACAACTTCGGCGCCGAGACCGCCGAAGACGCGATCAGTTTCTGGGACAACATCTCGCGCGTCCTCTTCACCGCTCTGCCGGGCCTAGTGGCGATCTCGCTCGTGGTGGGAGGAATCGTGATCATGAACATCATGCTCGTCTCGGTCATGGAGCGCACTCGGGAGATCGGCGTCCGCAAGGCACTGGGAGCTCGCCGGCGCGACATCATGAGCCAGGTGCTCATCGAGTCGATCACCCTCTCCACGGTCGGTGCCATGTTCGGCGTTGCCGCGGGACTCGGGATCGCGACCCTCATCGCCGCTGTTTCCCCGCTCCCGGCCGCCGTGAGTCTCAAGTGGATCATCGTGGGTGTGGGCCTCGGCACGTCGGTGGGCATCACCGCGGGCGTCTACCCGGCCTCGCAGGCATCGAAGCTCAACCCCGTGGACGCGCTCCGCTATGAGTGA
- a CDS encoding IS630 family transposase, which translates to MATTTKKLRLRRGDRGILESWVRSRTLPRRQVERAKIVLAASRGESSRGIAASVGIARDTARLWMRRYEAEGLDGIESDRPRPGRPRRFTRTLEEEIVQKTTSEDPPPEESTHWTSRLMGKALKIDHVSIWRVWRKYGLKPHQIRRFKLSRDPRLVEKLHDVVGVYMNPPDNAVVFSFDEKSQIQALDRTQPGLPLKKGRAGTMTHDYKRHGTTTLFAALNVATGHVIHECMPRHRHQEFLKFIKTVERSVDPDLEIHVILDNYATHKHEKVRNWLTKNPRVHFHFIPTGAPWANIVERLFAELDARQLKRLAVNSVSELIDVITAYLDHRNEDPTPFIWTKSAKEILEKIDRGLNTLATLH; encoded by the coding sequence ATGGCTACAACGACCAAGAAGTTGCGACTGCGACGGGGTGATCGAGGGATTCTCGAGTCTTGGGTACGGTCTCGGACGCTTCCACGGCGGCAGGTGGAGCGAGCGAAGATTGTCTTGGCCGCCTCCAGGGGAGAATCGAGTCGCGGCATTGCTGCCTCGGTGGGCATCGCCCGGGACACGGCGCGCCTCTGGATGCGGCGCTACGAAGCGGAAGGGCTCGATGGGATCGAGAGTGACCGGCCCCGGCCCGGCCGACCCCGGAGGTTCACGCGTACGCTCGAGGAGGAGATCGTACAGAAGACCACGAGCGAAGACCCTCCGCCCGAGGAGTCGACGCACTGGACCAGTAGGCTGATGGGCAAGGCCCTGAAGATCGACCATGTGAGCATCTGGAGGGTCTGGCGCAAGTACGGACTCAAGCCGCACCAGATCCGGCGCTTCAAGCTTTCCCGCGACCCCCGCCTGGTCGAGAAGCTCCACGACGTGGTGGGCGTCTATATGAACCCTCCTGACAACGCCGTGGTCTTCTCCTTCGACGAAAAGAGCCAGATCCAGGCTCTGGACCGCACGCAGCCCGGGCTCCCGCTGAAGAAGGGCCGAGCCGGCACCATGACGCATGACTACAAGCGGCACGGCACCACCACCCTGTTCGCGGCCTTGAACGTCGCCACAGGCCACGTCATCCATGAATGCATGCCCCGGCACCGGCATCAGGAGTTCTTGAAGTTCATCAAGACCGTCGAACGCAGCGTCGATCCCGATCTCGAGATCCATGTCATCCTCGACAACTACGCCACGCACAAACACGAAAAAGTCCGTAACTGGCTGACCAAAAACCCCCGGGTCCACTTTCACTTCATCCCCACCGGAGCCCCGTGGGCCAACATCGTGGAACGCCTCTTCGCTGAACTCGACGCTCGGCAGCTGAAGCGGCTGGCCGTCAACAGTGTCTCCGAACTCATCGACGTCATCACCGCCTATTTGGACCATCGAAACGAGGATCCGACTCCCTTCATTTGGACGAAGTCAGCGAAGGAGATCCTCGAAAAGATCGACCGTGGGCTAAACACTTTGGCAACACTACACTAG
- a CDS encoding ABC transporter permease has protein sequence MSEKPTPTGASALTSLHEGLLIAFDAMRANAIRSGLTILGVAVGVSVVVALAALITGIRSSVMEAFEAGGPNNFVVMRFDFTAVRLSDAGNNRPPWWNKPELLPEEAKVLDRLPTVEAAMFTFPFSIDMDYDGHTVRNIQTSGYSAGWPAYTPGDFVAGRDFTPAEVDQNRAITVISEELATELFGERDPIGRRVRMLNRWRGTQEPFRVVGVFAQSDNIFSGLIQHFAIVPHTAARRRLRQSPEMAQIVIVPKESVTFERAQDDVIAAMRGMRGLGPREENDFAVIASAQILDLFEQLTAVFFLVMMALSSTGLLVGGVGVIGIMLISVTERTREIGIRKAVGATRREILWQFLVEASAMTAVGALVGMLMGWGLASAVAAWTPLPARIPIWAIFTALGMASVTGMLFGLLPALRASRMDPVEALRHE, from the coding sequence ATGAGTGAGAAGCCAACGCCCACGGGCGCCTCCGCTCTGACTTCTCTGCACGAGGGCCTGCTCATCGCGTTCGACGCGATGCGCGCCAACGCCATCCGCTCGGGCCTCACGATCCTCGGGGTGGCCGTCGGCGTGTCCGTCGTGGTGGCGCTCGCGGCGCTCATCACGGGCATTCGCTCGAGCGTCATGGAAGCGTTCGAGGCGGGCGGGCCCAACAACTTCGTGGTGATGCGCTTCGACTTCACCGCCGTTCGCCTTTCGGACGCGGGCAACAACCGACCCCCGTGGTGGAACAAGCCCGAGCTGCTGCCGGAGGAGGCCAAAGTCCTCGACCGTTTACCGACCGTCGAGGCGGCGATGTTCACGTTCCCGTTCTCCATCGATATGGACTACGACGGGCACACGGTCCGCAATATCCAGACGAGTGGGTACTCGGCCGGTTGGCCGGCGTATACCCCCGGGGACTTCGTCGCCGGCCGTGACTTCACGCCGGCCGAGGTCGACCAGAACCGTGCCATCACGGTGATTTCGGAGGAGCTCGCGACCGAGCTCTTCGGTGAACGCGACCCGATTGGGCGACGGGTGCGCATGCTCAACCGCTGGCGCGGCACTCAGGAGCCCTTCAGGGTGGTCGGTGTGTTCGCGCAATCGGACAACATCTTCTCGGGTTTGATCCAGCATTTTGCGATAGTCCCACATACGGCAGCAAGGCGGCGACTTCGTCAAAGCCCCGAAATGGCCCAGATCGTCATCGTGCCGAAGGAATCGGTCACGTTCGAGCGAGCCCAAGACGATGTCATCGCGGCGATGCGCGGCATGCGCGGACTGGGTCCGCGTGAGGAGAACGACTTCGCAGTTATCGCGTCGGCCCAGATTCTGGATCTCTTCGAGCAGCTGACCGCCGTTTTCTTTCTCGTGATGATGGCGCTCTCCTCGACCGGCCTGCTCGTGGGCGGCGTTGGAGTCATCGGCATCATGCTCATCAGCGTTACGGAACGCACTCGAGAGATCGGCATTCGGAAGGCCGTGGGCGCCACTCGGAGAGAGATCTTGTGGCAGTTCCTCGTGGAAGCTTCCGCGATGACCGCCGTCGGGGCACTCGTGGGCATGCTCATGGGATGGGGCTTGGCATCCGCCGTGGCCGCGTGGACTCCTCTGCCCGCCAGAATCCCCATCTGGGCCATCTTTACCGCGCTCGGGATGGCCTCCGTGACGGGTATGCTGTTCGGGCTGCTGCCCGCGCTGCGCGCAAGCCGCATGGACCCGGTGGAAGCTCTGAGGCACGAGTGA
- the mnmA gene encoding tRNA 2-thiouridine(34) synthase MnmA, producing the protein MSRVLVAMSGGVDSSVAAALLVDAGHEVVGVTMKTFCYSDAPAHSKTCCGLDGILDAKRVADALGIPHYVFDVEEDFTRDVIDDFVSEYAEGRTPNPCVNCNSNTKFKGLLARGQALGCDQIASGHYVRIEHAPAGSSLLRGLDPDKDQSYFLWAMPRSLLPKLLFPVGELTKSAVRAHARELALITADKPESQEICFVPSGNYRDLLEKRLSPLHPALQPGPIVRRSGEVVGEHNGYASFTVGQRKGLHGGFPEPMFVLQIRADEREVVVGTRDELFEDVVDIGGLNWLGEPPTVGELVNVQLRYRAPAVAAIVTRIDDSLTLELAEGQIAVTPGQSAVLFDDDERVLGGGRIARASTQAMV; encoded by the coding sequence ATGAGTCGCGTTCTGGTCGCGATGTCCGGTGGCGTCGATTCCTCCGTGGCCGCTGCACTCCTCGTGGACGCGGGGCACGAGGTCGTCGGCGTGACGATGAAGACGTTCTGCTACTCGGATGCACCCGCGCACTCCAAGACGTGTTGTGGGCTGGACGGGATCCTGGACGCGAAGCGCGTTGCGGACGCGCTCGGGATTCCCCACTACGTCTTCGACGTGGAGGAGGACTTCACCCGCGACGTGATCGACGACTTCGTGTCTGAGTACGCCGAGGGCCGCACGCCGAACCCCTGCGTGAACTGCAACAGCAACACGAAGTTCAAGGGTCTCCTGGCCCGCGGGCAGGCGCTCGGTTGTGACCAGATCGCGTCGGGGCACTACGTGCGGATCGAACACGCGCCAGCGGGATCATCTCTGCTGCGAGGGCTCGATCCGGACAAGGACCAGTCCTACTTCCTTTGGGCGATGCCTCGGTCCTTGCTTCCCAAGTTGCTCTTTCCGGTTGGTGAGCTGACGAAGAGCGCCGTGCGAGCCCACGCACGTGAGCTCGCCCTCATCACGGCTGACAAGCCCGAGTCCCAGGAGATCTGCTTCGTGCCCAGCGGGAACTACCGAGATCTGCTGGAAAAGCGTTTGAGCCCGTTGCATCCGGCGCTCCAGCCGGGTCCGATCGTGCGCCGGAGCGGAGAAGTCGTCGGCGAGCACAATGGATACGCGAGCTTCACTGTCGGACAGCGGAAGGGTCTCCACGGAGGGTTCCCAGAGCCGATGTTCGTTCTGCAGATCCGCGCAGACGAGCGAGAGGTCGTAGTCGGTACTCGCGACGAACTGTTCGAGGACGTTGTCGACATCGGGGGGCTGAACTGGTTGGGGGAGCCCCCGACCGTCGGCGAACTGGTGAACGTCCAGCTTCGGTACCGAGCTCCAGCCGTGGCGGCGATCGTCACCCGGATCGACGACTCCTTGACGCTCGAGTTGGCCGAAGGGCAGATCGCGGTGACGCCAGGGCAGTCAGCGGTGCTCTTCGATGATGACGAACGCGTATTGGGCGGCGGAAGGATCGCACGGGCATCGACGCAAGCGATGGTGTAG
- a CDS encoding efflux RND transporter periplasmic adaptor subunit, which yields MNSKTKIIIGVIAVLVLGTAATLQATRGRERGVEVRTEVIERRDLVELVTASGNIRARRTVDVSSDVSAKVAELLIDEGEDVVRGQLLLRLEPDQYQAALSRNEASLAQAEAQQTQQEASLLQAQRDLDRLLNLRARDSVLVSGLQIDDARTRVDIALATLSSSQHGVAQWRASVDEAEEQLSRTIFRAAMDGKVTRLNIEEGETVIIGTMNNPGSLVLTISDLSVIEVVVQVDETDIPAISVGDSATIRIDAFGDKEFTGRVTEIGNSAINPPSRQAAGQQAAIDFEVVLTLDVNEALLRPDLSATADIVTETRGDVLAVPIIALTVREEERDSTAADPSSDDDDLEDIEGVFVVSDGTVTFTPVEIGIAGQEYFEILSGISVGDTVVAGPYQRIRQLSNGDAVRSSDEPVIN from the coding sequence ATGAACTCGAAGACGAAAATCATCATCGGCGTCATCGCCGTCCTCGTCCTCGGCACCGCCGCCACGCTCCAGGCTACGCGCGGACGCGAGCGCGGCGTAGAAGTGCGGACCGAGGTAATCGAGCGCAGAGACCTCGTCGAGCTCGTGACCGCGAGTGGTAACATTCGCGCCCGTCGCACGGTCGACGTCAGCTCCGACGTCTCCGCGAAGGTCGCCGAGCTCCTGATCGACGAGGGCGAGGACGTCGTGCGGGGGCAGCTCCTGCTCCGGCTCGAGCCCGATCAGTACCAGGCTGCGCTCTCTCGTAACGAAGCTTCTCTGGCCCAGGCCGAGGCACAGCAGACGCAGCAGGAGGCCAGCCTCCTGCAGGCTCAGCGGGACCTCGATCGCTTGCTCAATCTCAGGGCTCGCGACTCGGTGCTCGTCAGTGGGCTGCAGATCGACGACGCACGCACGCGGGTCGACATCGCCCTGGCGACGCTCTCCTCCTCACAACACGGCGTCGCACAATGGCGCGCATCGGTCGACGAGGCCGAGGAGCAGCTCTCCAGGACGATCTTCCGTGCCGCAATGGACGGGAAAGTCACGCGCCTGAACATCGAGGAGGGCGAGACCGTCATCATCGGGACGATGAACAACCCCGGGAGCCTCGTGCTCACGATCTCCGACCTCTCGGTCATCGAGGTGGTTGTGCAGGTCGATGAGACCGATATTCCGGCGATCTCCGTCGGAGACAGCGCCACGATCCGCATCGACGCCTTCGGCGACAAGGAGTTCACGGGGCGGGTCACCGAGATCGGGAATTCGGCAATCAACCCTCCATCTCGGCAGGCCGCGGGCCAGCAGGCGGCCATCGACTTCGAGGTCGTGCTCACGCTCGACGTGAATGAGGCGCTTCTGAGACCCGATCTTTCGGCGACCGCCGACATCGTCACGGAAACGCGCGGGGACGTGCTCGCTGTGCCGATCATCGCGCTGACGGTGCGAGAGGAGGAGCGTGATTCGACCGCAGCCGATCCTTCCTCCGACGACGACGACCTCGAGGACATCGAAGGGGTCTTCGTGGTGAGCGACGGGACGGTGACGTTCACCCCCGTCGAGATCGGCATCGCGGGTCAGGAGTATTTCGAGATTCTCTCCGGCATCAGCGTTGGGGACACCGTCGTAGCAGGACCGTACCAGAGGATTCGACAACTCAGCAACGGGGACGCGGTGCGTAGCAGCGACGAACCGGTCATCAATTGA